From the Lathyrus oleraceus cultivar Zhongwan6 chromosome 3, CAAS_Psat_ZW6_1.0, whole genome shotgun sequence genome, the window ATTGGAAGACAATCTATTTTTCATTTGAATGATGTAGATTAAAGGCTATTGATAATGAATGTGATTTATCTACTACGACATGTGATGGAGCAGTATCGAATGTATATACAAAGATTTGcatttaatttttcttttttagatGACATGTGTGATAGAGTTTTTAGAAAGATTTTGTGAAAAGTCCTACAGAAAAAAAAAAGGGGTTAGGATTGTCTATTCGAACTATCTGAGATATGTATGAGAAAGTATTAGCTAGTGTGCAGACATAAGATAGAAAAATAAACGATTTTTCCATAACAATAAGATTGCACCAAAGTTCAAtcctaaatttttatttttttattttaattttgacTTCTCATGGAACAAATTCAAGAATTGTTATGAGATATGTTTTGCATATAATATAATCCTACTCCTACTTCGAGAATTGATGAAGGATTTAAATGAAAGGTTACCGTCTTAAAGACAAAACTTAGATATCAGATACACATATCATATCCATATATCATTGCTGCGACGAAACAGAACATTCATAATAGCCAAAACTCTAAAATATTTAATAGAATTGTTATTTAAAAGCCTTATTATTGATAGAGTGTTAAGAACACTTTCTCTAACacaaatcaataaaaaaaagaCAATATGTTATTAATCGTATTCATATTATGAGTAATAGTGTTTCTCCATAGATTTTATTAAATTCTTTTTCTCAAGATCCTAGTAGATATGTCCACTTCATTTAGTTTTCATGCTTATAAATAATTACTACTATAAGTTGAAATTATTTGTTGAAATGCAATAGAGATGAAATTTAATCTAAGGATTAACTTTTCATAACTCTATCATAGAGACTCAATCAAAAACTTGATATAACAATCTAAGATACTGTTCGTAAACAGTTTTTAGGTGTAACAGAGTCGcaattattttgttttattttttatttcagaAGCGGAAATGTAAGCAATACATAAATGGTGGTAAATTTGCTACTAGTTCTAAACTTGTCGGCAAAAAGAAGTATGCTACAGACTATCCCAAAGATCCAAAAAGAAAATCATATTCCCATGCTCAAAATAATCGGATAGAATTTTGTGCTATTTCTAGACAAGACTATTCTCACCTAGGTGACGTCGAAGATTATGCGAAGCTACCAAGTTATCTTAGGAATGAAGAGAGTCTTTATACTCATGTTAGAGATTTAATGGAAAATAATTATTCTTATGGTATTGGGACATCAATCAAAGAGAAATTAAAAGAAGACGACATGGAATTCGGTGACTTTCAGAAGAAATTTTTACCTGCTAGAGGTAAACATCTTCCAAGACCATTTATTCCGGTTGGACCTAGGTTTCAAGCCAAAGTTCCTAAATGGGAGGTCACAACCAACATAAAACAATATAATAGTGATGATTGTTTGAAGTGGTTAGGCACCCAAATTTGGCCAATACCTTCTTTATCTAGAAATAATGCAAAAAGTATTGGAAAAGGTAGGTCTGACTCAAGCTCGGGTGAGAATCTTGAATCAGTTGACCGTGTTAAAAAACATGGTGAAGCTAGAGTGCTTAAAATCGAAGGTTAATGACGCCTTCTCAAGTAGGAAGTTTGATAACAAGAAAGATGTTTCAAAATTATGGATGGTGGAAAATGAGAAGAAATTTGAATCTCCAGTAAAATTGAATCTACTATCGAGCGACACAAAATTTTGATAGTTCACCGTGGAATACTTTCCATCCAAACCTATTGAGTGCAGGTTGAATTACTATTATAATatgggtaatgctaacttgtaTTCCAAGTATGCAAGTTAAgagataaataaaataaaaagatcTTAGAAATTGTGCGGTAAATTTAATACATATTCATAATTAATGATTTCTATTGTTTTTTCAATAAAAAGATTCTATTTGTGAATTTTTCAACTTGTACTCTTCGAGCATAAATTAGCATTATCCTTATAATATATTCATCCTTGAATAAATGACTACAGAAGAGAATGTCTCCCTTTGACGCAATTGATGATGAATCAAAGTGATAACTATGAGATTGAAGGTACATGTTCATGACTATGATTTCAATTGACAAAATTATTGCAATGTTGAAGATGTTATGAGCTCCAATTCTAGCTCATGCATCTTCACTTAAAAGATGTAGTAGTCGTGGAATGTGCTCTAGATTCTTAATAGTTAAGTCTTTATAGTTAGTGCATCTATGATATTTTAAGAAATATAGAAAAATTGATAGAAGTTTTGTACATAAATTTATTGTTGGGAGTTATGTTTTTATTGTGGTTAGTCCTTAGCCGCATAATTGGGttatttaatttgttttattgCTTCTTTTGTTTTTAGATTTGAAGTTGAGTTTAGTCTCGCATTGATTTTATACCATTGAATTAGGTCTAATCTATTATTTCAATATGTTATCATAGCTTATCTTAAATCTCTTTTGTTGGACTTTCTCCATTATGCACACCTTCAGGGTCATTAAGGCCGAAGTGCATTTAGGTCGAAATGTTAGAAGATGTGTTGAGCTTTTAAAAATTATATTGTTTCTTCCATTTTtcaattttctttctttttatttgaagtttttttatttttttcgcCTCCAAACTTGCGAGTTTGAAGGGAATAGAAAGAAAAAACTCGGATGGAGAAGAGCAGAAAGAAATCTTGTACAATGTTTATTTAAAGAATgattaataaatatttattattaatatgattttaattttaagagTATTCTTAAAACATATATTGATTTAAaaaatttcatttaatttttcTAGAATTTCCTAAAtttctttcatttttttaaaaaattgtcCCATTACATAGAAAGAAAATATAATTTGTTATTTGTTTAAATATACTTTTGATTCATTTACTTTAATTTGTCTAATGTTTTAGTTTCCCTATAAAAAAAAAGTAAGTTTTAGTCAATCTATTGAATATTTTTAGTTCCCATCAAATTTGCAGAGGTGACAGTAATGTGACAATGTCACTTGACACCACATcacattaaaaaattaatttaattgTGTCATATGGAcacaaattaaaaataaaataaagaaatattattttgaaaattgtaacctaattttaataaaattatataattgattttttcattattttcttcAATACAAATTTTTTTATAAATGAGTTTTTTAATTTGTGTCACTAGGATACAAATTAGCATTATTCTTTATACAATTAATAAATTTAATgatatttattaaataattaatatgTGTCATATATAGGGTATAAGTTAGCATAAATTTAATAACATTTATTAAATAATCAATATGTGTCATATATAGGTATAAGTTAGCATTATCCTTACTATAATTAATAAGTTTAATAATATTTATTAAATGATTAATATGTGGAATATGTCAATAGATAATTGATAAATGGAtgttaaataaataaaatgtttTAAAGGGAGTGTGAATTGAACTCACCCTCTAGAAGAAAATGGGAAAGTGTTTTGCCATCTAAACCACAACAGAATGATGATAAATATATACACTGCTTTTTATATAACCTAAAATAGAGTTTACATATACTCCTCAAATCACATTCATTCATCTTCTCCTTTCACACCATCGTAGCATTGACGAACTTTGTAGTCTGATAAAGTTATGCATCTCATAGAGTAACGATTTCAAAACTACACAAATTTTCAAATTTGAAACAACCATGCACATCATAAAGCATAATTTTTCAACCTTTTCACACAATAATATTATTAGAACTAAAATATACAAATATGCTTGACAAGTTAGAATCAACCATCAATGTACATGAAAAGTTTAACAAAATCATAGCAACATGAAACATGATCTGGACAACAACATCTGAAAAATCATAAGTACATGAATGATGTGGTATTCTTTTTTTGGCAGTAATATTTGTTCATATATGGTATCTTTCTTTGACAAAATGATGTTTAACATTATCTTATAAATTGAAGGAGAATGTTTCTTTGACAAAATGATGTTTAACATTAACTTCAAATTTTGAGCAAATTAATCTAGAAACATTCAAagacaccttattttgagttcatatgatcactCATGTGTTTTGAAATGTaaggaaagtccaagtacacaaccctgctccaagtggtttgaccaaaaagtcaacatttgaagtcaaggttccaaggatcacaactccttcaattctcaacacttttgaatgattatttttgcatatgactcttatCAACATCCTTTATAACTTGTCTTTACATGAGAAAAGTAAgttatgcttggaggatcatcaaaagtttggagacattataggtcatttgtggacttaatgaaatttgacctattttcaagtgattttttctcaactttcaaaattcataacttcttcaaatttcaacatttgaggctgattctttttgcacaatgtcatttgtgatgCGCTTTACAAGTTTGCTTCAATGATCAAtgtcaaattatgcttggaagaccatggaatttattgagacattacaggtcattttcaaccattggacacttgaatttttctaagttacataaccagtttttcatgccaacttttcaacatgccataactttgtgctcaagcattaaaatgaaacctttcttggcacattgttAACACATTGTAAAAAGAATGGGACTAAAAAGCCTCCTGACTAGGATGCCCCATTGGGTTGAACTAGTGACTTAGAACTAAAGAAATTACCATTTTTCGAAAATTGAACTTCAGTAATCttaattccaagccaaattagcatgtgttttggacctaaacatgtttaaccaagtaTCCAGAAGTTCATTGACATTtgaaacacatcatttggctgagttttaATGAGTTAtaagtcacacttttctcacattaagatcaaatttgttttgcacgaattcaacatcattccacacgtatttAGATCCAACAacatttcctataaatagaggaagctactgcATTTATTTCCAAGTTTTTaagagccaagaaatccctgctgcaacttgaaattttccagaaaaaatcaaCTATTGTGTTTTGAATTGCAACTTATTTCAAcccaatttcttgattccattagcatctttGGCATCCTCTAAAGCTTTTGCAATAATTCCCAAGCTTTGAGACCTTCTGAACTGCTCTAACCAGATCGAACTTATCAACTTCTGATCATCATTTATgacaaggtagttttgagcaccatttgaactcaaacaagttaccataatgtAGTCTTTCACCCTCTAATattttcccctaacttatctggtattgattgatcgtgttcatcattttattttatttttcgtggcttgcttgcttctgaaacttTTCTGAAATTCTCCGTGCTCgatttagataaatgaatttggaaCATAAGGTTGCATTTGGGATAAGAAGatgatcacaatggtggtggtctcgtgttctgagtttaccaaatgatgaaactccggtgagagtccaccggagaagatgaccagagtgTTTCAGGTCGTCAGAGTTTTGGCAGACACATTAGAcaaatgaaatgttttcattgaCTCATTTTGAATTGGATCCCGTGTGTTATTTGTATTACATTCTATCGTGCGTCCTAACTTAaggagtgttggatctgccacgtcaattaatgaggtgtgatccaacgctccatgcttttctgatttttaattcttttttttttttaatttttaattgttttttcttttaaaattcatattaatttcattttttatccaaaaaatcccaaaataatttataaaattctcttttgtttttcttcatttgatttttattttttcacattttatttcactaagtttctatttttcatgaattttctcttttctcgtttgttttaattggtttaaatatacttttctgcatttttaaatcctgaaaaaattattacatgcttcttatttatttccaaccttcagtaattttcttggtcatttatttggtgttttaattcatttttattttaattaattgcattttatatttgtgtgacctttgtgaacttctgttggccttggatcatgatgatttaGATCATGAGTCTCATCAAACTTAATcgatcttgggtgttgatggggtaaaaaccctaatccaccacaattgatgattgattttgatgataactTGATCAAACCTTTGGTCCAATTTAGGTGTGGTTTCTCTTGtgcccttcttcttcatctcttttttTTCCTTTAATCAATTGGATAACTTATGTCCATATtattcatgatgtgtggattgatgcttgatgaactttcatcatttcaaatctacctcctaattgatcatagatcatttaaggtactttggattgatgcataagtttgtcctaagtgtcatgaagtatggattgaagcAATGTACCATCCTTCTAACCTTTGTGTTTgattatttctttttttctttttgtgtgacatgactttaggagaatgatttacatataatttctctagcatgtattaacactaacattattattgactgacctcggatagttgtgacttctacataactccaattacgattgcttaatataacGCTAAATTTGTCTCGAAAGCAAAGATATTTTTTATTAGTGAGACTGTAAGTCTCATACTCCTCATGGTACTGTGTGAAAATATGGCTCCATTTTCATTaatgagagctagtggcatacttgttgattttatccaagttagagcctTCTTATAATGATGTGGGTTTATGTTTTCATGCTTatgggtgaatagttgagtgttctctaaagaatgacaaagtcatctttcatttttgattactaacatcatttactcattttattatattaacttttacttcaatGTCATTGACTTTATGCTCTTTATTTTATACCTTTTACTTTATACTTCATGTTTAACATCccatatcatattgtttgtgattatgttacttgttctttgtccatttggacttttcttTCATTCATTGTAAAaaacattaataaagaaaaaccCCCTAAAAAACTTGATTCTCTTGGTTTatggacttgaggttactatcctcagcattgttatggagttatggacttagagcTAGGActttgacctttgctttgggagGTTATGATTTGAGACCTTGAGATTCATCCGATgcctttgactttggacttctctgTGAAGACTTGATTTGATtattttggtttcatctgatatatggattattctttgcttatttggtTTGCTTGAGTCTTTAATCCAAAGGAGATAATTATTtcttgacttatgtcataaagcttgctatctcttggttagatctttcctccctaacttttattttatgctctaggatagtctcttcttctcctctctttctttaattttcaaaatctcctatctttttttttcttcaaaacaTTATTGTTTTCTAACTTGCACCATTTTCTTAACAAACCTTGACtttttgtcaagtgattttcaaaaccttttctccaataaatgttaatccatcttaagcatattcagaccaatttcaaaatactaaaaaatgcataactcatttaAATCATTTTGTGCCCTCTGTGCCCTTTTCCTTTTATaacttttctcaaagtttagacatgagtcatttcatagttgagatataattctcctatctcccATAGTATTGATaataattcttttccatctaagagagctagtggcatacttgttgatttttatccaagttggagcccttctcgTGATGATGCAAAGTTCTTATACTCGTGGGTGAttagttgagtattctccttaaaatgacaaaatgttTTTCCCTTAAATATAAATTGAAACAAACATCTTTGATATTTTTACCACGAtctacgaggttttgatcattcattgcactttgttggtacgtaggcatgagacttcaaaagtctcggcaaacacaaaaattaagaaaaaaacatttcttttcccatctctccaagCTTTTGCAAACAACACATTTTTCAAACTAAGATGTACATATTTTCAtagaggttcccatggagtaccatggatgtttagggtaCCAACACATTCCTTTTGCATAACTAACCCCTGAACCCTTAtctctttttcttattttttgttttaaaacttttttgcgttttgttcatacttttttccttttcctttggaaataataaaagcgcggtggtgactcttgttttatgagttaagttaatcaataacttaatctcaatTTTTTTACCATTACATaaaagtggagactctgctggggagtagtccctAGTGAGTTAAGTCCATCTTTGTTTATatgtatatattatttttgttgttgtttgttattgaTTGTTCAACTTGGTGCTTAGTGTTCTTTGTATGGTGAGATAAGTCATATACCTGAACTTGAATGCTCTTAtgataggaggatggtatagtcatgtttggcttatgtggagttaatccttaataaactgacttgagatcccccgctcagtggaggctcctttgggattactgatgtcacacgagtagtcgtagttgacattactttttccgacctgGGAGCCCGGGAAGCTGATGACCTTATaacccttaacccatcttggccttttaCGATGTAGTGTGGTGGCTATTCAGGTGTAtacttgaattagttgttacacaatactacactcgaacgagtttctcttgagaatattattggttgacgagtagtcgtttaagccggtaatatccaaaagatgggattatgacttTGGGAAATTTTTATAACCTTGTTCTACATGTGATTATATCCCTAGTACATACACTGTAGGTCggttcttacccttggctccatgctcgtCACTTCGTACATttggaccttgtttgtgtgctttatgtgatcttgtttgtggtTGTTGCGTCATGCATTCATAAGGATTTTTCTCAGTTTTCAAGAAACTTAAAGACTCTATTTGCAAACATCGCAGATATTTTGGCCATGGATATTACAAGAAGGAACACTCTGAAATATAGTTTCAGACGTTCCTATCTCATGGAATTAAGGAGGCTAGCATCttttgtggatgatcctaaggatTTCAGAAACCATTTTCAAAGacttctgtctattctttctactgatgttgaggatgaCCTTTTTTGTACtctggttcagttctatgatcctgtTTATAGGTGCTTCACTTTCCCCGATTATTAGTTGTTGTCTACCATGaaggagtatgcttatcttttgggTATACTAGTTTCTGATAGGGTTCCTTTTAGTGGGTTTAAGGAATTCTTGAATCTTGAGTTATTGTTAAAGCTATTCACCTGAGGAAATCTGACATAGATGCTAATCTCGCTGTCAAAGGAGGTATCCGAGGGTTTCTTTTTAAGTTTCTGATTAAGAAAGATTTTTCTTTTGCCAATGCTGGTAGCATGGGGGCCTTTGAATCTATTCTTGCCTTACTCGTCTATGGTTTGGTCCTGTTTCCCAACATTGACAACTTTTTTGATGttaatgctattaggatcttcttgGTTTAGAATCATGTTTCAACTTTGCTTGGTGACAcctatttctccattcatcataggacttcTAAGGGGGGGGGGGTGGAACTTTTGTCTGTTGTGCACCTttactgtacaagtggtttatttcgcacttgtcgCAGTCTCCTATCTTCAAGAAAATAAGGAttgtttaaggtggtctcaaagacttatgtctctcaccaatgatgacataACTTGGTATTCTTCCGCTTACAATGATGTCGATATTATTGATAATTGTGGGGAGTTATCTAATGTGCCTGTTCTTGGTAAACAAGGGGGAATAAACTATAATTCGGCTTTGGCaagacgtcaacttgggttcgctatgaaagacaaacctaataacacctTGTTGGAAGGTTTACTTTTCCAAGAAGGGAAAGACACTCAAGGGTTGAAAGCTAGGATAATGCATGTTTGCACAATATTCGTAGGAAAGGAAAACATGggcttggattgaagaattgtATAACTTTAGAGCCATAtactagttgggtgaagaagagagcaaaagaattcaagatgccatatgcttatgaaagacctatgtctttagTAATGGTCAAATCACCCACTATTAAAGGCATAAAGGAGTTTCAAGAGGCTTGGGATAAGATGAAGTAAGAGAGGGATGATTGTGAAGACaaatttcacacctcacaccttgagAAAGTAGAATTGCAGAAGCAACTGAAGGAAAAGGACAATTTGATAGAATTGCTCGAGTAACGTGCTATAAAGAGATCAAGGAACAAAGAGGATTTATTTTCATCTAGTATTTCTTGTATTAACATTCCTTCTTCCGGTGGTTGGAAAGGCATTGTAGACCAGATCGTGATggagaaggatgctatgaaaaacaactatgaaagagagatcaaaaggcTTCGCAAGAAGTATCAGCTTAAATTTGGG encodes:
- the LOC127127498 gene encoding AT-rich interactive domain-containing protein 1 is translated as MLELLDGRDMMIWSKETASKPCDEKSSNHSLQNQRHEVPMMLNSSSKSSLKRKCKQYINGGKFATSSKLVGKKKYATDYPKDPKRKSYSHAQNNRIEFCAISRQDYSHLGDVEDYAKLPSYLRNEESLYTHVRDLMENNYSYGIGTSIKEKLKEDDMEFGDFQKKFLPARGKHLPRPFIPVGPRFQAKVPKWEVTTNIKQYNSDDCLKWLGTQIWPIPSLSRNNAKSIGKGRSDSSSGENLESVDRVKKHGEARVLKIEG